A DNA window from bacterium CG_4_10_14_0_2_um_filter_33_32 contains the following coding sequences:
- a CDS encoding preprotein translocase subunit SecE, whose amino-acid sequence MKKIINYLKGAKSELEKVTWPTRKEAVRLTFVVIGLSFVFAAFIGALDLLFSSLIQRVIGQ is encoded by the coding sequence ATGAAAAAGATTATCAATTACCTTAAAGGCGCAAAAAGCGAATTAGAAAAAGTTACTTGGCCAACGCGTAAAGAAGCTGTTAGGTTAACTTTTGTTGTAATTGGTTTATCCTTTGTGTTCGCAGCATTTATTGGCGCTTTAGATCTATTATTTTCTTCTCTTATTCAAAGGGTTATAGGCCAATAA
- a CDS encoding transcription termination/antitermination protein NusG: MARQIETGERQWYVIHTNSGYEDKVAENLNQRIEAYDMQDKIFSVIVPKEKRIEIKNGKRRTVEKRIFPGYVLVEMIVTDDSWYVVRNTPNVTGFVGSGTNPIPISDSELRIIQKRIGTEEPKYKINVNPGDAVTITDGPFKDFDGTVSEIDEGKGKVKILVSIFGRETPVELDFLQIRKI, translated from the coding sequence ATGGCAAGACAAATAGAAACAGGCGAGAGACAATGGTATGTAATTCATACAAATTCTGGTTATGAGGATAAAGTAGCTGAAAATTTAAACCAAAGAATAGAAGCCTATGATATGCAGGATAAAATTTTTAGTGTTATAGTTCCTAAAGAAAAAAGGATTGAAATTAAGAACGGAAAAAGAAGGACAGTTGAAAAAAGGATATTCCCGGGTTATGTATTAGTTGAAATGATTGTAACCGATGATTCATGGTATGTTGTAAGAAATACACCTAATGTTACCGGGTTTGTAGGATCAGGAACTAATCCAATTCCTATATCTGATAGTGAATTAAGGATAATTCAGAAAAGAATAGGGACTGAGGAGCCAAAATATAAGATTAATGTCAATCCAGGTGATGCTGTTACAATCACAGACGGTCCTTTTAAGGATTTTGATGGTACCGTATCTGAAATTGATGAAGGAAAAGGTAAAGTTAAAATTTTAGTTTCAATATTTGGAAGAGAAACCCCCGTAGAATTAGACTTTTTACAGATTAGAAAGATATAA
- the rplK gene encoding 50S ribosomal protein L11, which yields MAKQVKTKIKLQIRGGQATPAPPVGSSLGQHGVNIIEFTTQFNEHTKDKMGQLIPVVITIYEDRTFDFVLKTTPAAELLKKAAGVEKGSGVPYKDKKGKVTKEQIREIAEIKMQDLNANSTEQAEKIIAGTARSMGIEVEK from the coding sequence ATGGCAAAACAAGTAAAAACCAAGATAAAGCTTCAGATAAGAGGCGGACAAGCAACTCCTGCACCTCCCGTAGGTTCTTCATTGGGTCAGCATGGAGTAAATATTATCGAATTTACTACTCAATTTAATGAGCATACTAAAGATAAAATGGGGCAATTAATTCCTGTTGTAATTACTATTTATGAAGACCGAACCTTTGATTTTGTTTTAAAAACTACTCCAGCTGCCGAACTCTTAAAAAAAGCAGCAGGGGTAGAAAAGGGTTCGGGTGTTCCTTATAAAGATAAAAAAGGTAAAGTTACAAAAGAACAGATAAGAGAAATAGCCGAGATTAAGATGCAAGATCTTAATGCTAACAGCACTGAGCAGGCAGAGAAGATTATTGCCGGTACTGCCCGTAGTATGGGGATTGAAGTAGAAAAATAA
- a CDS encoding 50S ribosomal protein L1: MAKEAKKEVKKKEKSKKTKGKETEKKAEALTLQQEPSAGVPIDSVGKIKEEIKKQEPVKKDSSDENSKKELKEEKPKTHKKHKIHTKKRGKKYKEVLKLVDTNKNYSIEEAMDLAIKTIATKFDSSVEAHIKLGIKPEQSDQNIRTVADLPEGTGKTVKVAAIIGSDKEKEAKDAGADFYGSEDLVSKIEKGFLDFDVVIATPDMMGKIGKLGRILGTKGMMPNPKTETVTDNPGKAIKQIKRGRVQIKNDKFGIVHASFGKVSMSKDKLLSNFEALIDTVVKAKPQSSKGNYLKSAFLSTTMGPSIKLDISKIHRK, from the coding sequence ATGGCGAAAGAGGCCAAAAAGGAAGTTAAAAAGAAAGAAAAAAGTAAAAAAACTAAAGGAAAAGAAACTGAAAAAAAAGCGGAGGCTCTGACGCTCCAGCAGGAGCCGTCGGCCGGAGTCCCGATCGATAGCGTCGGGAAAATCAAGGAAGAAATCAAGAAACAGGAACCAGTAAAGAAAGATAGCTCGGATGAAAATTCTAAAAAAGAATTAAAGGAAGAAAAACCCAAGACACATAAGAAACATAAAATACATACTAAGAAGCGCGGTAAAAAATATAAAGAAGTATTAAAATTAGTTGATACAAACAAGAATTACTCTATCGAAGAAGCTATGGATTTAGCAATAAAAACCATTGCCACTAAATTTGATTCTTCAGTTGAAGCTCATATAAAGTTAGGTATTAAACCAGAGCAATCAGATCAAAATATAAGAACAGTTGCCGATTTGCCAGAAGGTACAGGGAAAACCGTTAAAGTTGCAGCTATTATCGGATCTGATAAGGAAAAAGAAGCAAAAGATGCTGGCGCTGATTTTTATGGCTCCGAGGATTTAGTATCCAAAATCGAAAAGGGGTTTTTGGATTTCGATGTAGTAATTGCTACTCCCGATATGATGGGGAAAATTGGTAAATTAGGTAGAATTTTGGGTACTAAAGGTATGATGCCAAATCCTAAAACAGAAACTGTAACTGACAATCCGGGTAAAGCGATTAAACAGATTAAGAGGGGAAGGGTTCAGATAAAAAATGATAAATTTGGAATAGTTCATGCTTCTTTTGGTAAGGTTTCTATGAGCAAAGATAAGCTTTTGAGCAACTTCGAAGCATTAATTGATACGGTTGTAAAAGCCAAGCCGCAATCTTCAAAAGGTAATTATTTAAAAAGCGCATTTTTAAGCACTACCATGGGCCCATCTATAAAATTAGACATAAGTAAAATACACCGTAAATAG
- the thyA gene encoding thymidylate synthase — translation MLEKKHPEYQYLNLLQDILDNGSDKELFFTPEILEEYKHKGEEPPYIRSVFGRQIRFDLNKGFPLLTTKKVFLKGIIHELLWFLKGDSNIKYLVDNDVRIWNEWGWKRYHKHCLQNEPQNDMSQEDFVAKLKSLPATDPFVGKWGDLITVYGKMWRKWPASDGREIDQLGWVIEGLKAKPFRKSYVVSAWNPDFIYTMASKGNANEVPPFCHTMYQFAVTGKNRLNLGLYQRSADIFLGVPFNITSYALLLLMVAQVTGLEVGEFVHTFGDVHIYSNHFDAVKEQLSREPKPFPEMKINPQIKDINGFKYEDFQIENYDPYPAIKAEIANIGGF, via the coding sequence ATGTTAGAAAAAAAACACCCAGAATACCAATATCTAAATTTATTACAAGATATACTTGATAATGGTTCTGATAAGGAGCTATTTTTTACCCCGGAAATTCTAGAAGAATACAAGCATAAAGGAGAGGAACCGCCTTACATCAGGTCTGTTTTTGGCAGACAAATCCGTTTTGATCTAAATAAAGGATTCCCTCTTTTAACAACAAAAAAAGTTTTTCTAAAAGGCATAATCCATGAACTTTTATGGTTCTTAAAAGGAGATTCCAATATAAAATATCTGGTAGACAATGATGTGAGAATTTGGAACGAATGGGGCTGGAAAAGATACCACAAGCATTGCTTGCAAAATGAACCGCAAAACGATATGAGCCAGGAAGATTTTGTGGCAAAACTAAAATCGCTGCCCGCCACCGATCCTTTTGTAGGCAAGTGGGGGGATCTTATTACTGTTTATGGGAAAATGTGGCGAAAATGGCCAGCCTCTGACGGCAGAGAAATTGACCAATTAGGCTGGGTTATTGAAGGCTTGAAAGCAAAACCGTTTCGAAAATCATATGTGGTTTCGGCTTGGAATCCTGATTTTATCTATACTATGGCCTCAAAAGGCAATGCTAATGAGGTACCGCCGTTTTGCCACACGATGTATCAATTTGCTGTAACCGGAAAAAATAGATTGAATTTGGGGTTATATCAAAGAAGTGCTGATATATTCTTGGGCGTGCCTTTTAACATTACAAGTTATGCCCTGCTTTTGTTGATGGTAGCACAGGTAACTGGATTGGAAGTCGGAGAATTTGTTCATACTTTCGGCGATGTGCATATTTATTCAAATCATTTTGATGCTGTAAAAGAACAATTATCTAGGGAACCAAAGCCTTTTCCGGAAATGAAAATAAATCCGCAAATTAAAGATATAAATGGGTTTAAATATGAAGATTTTCAGATAGAAAATTACGATCCTTACCCAGCAATAAAAGCCGAAATAGCTAATATCGGAGGATTTTAA
- a CDS encoding diacylglycerol kinase, which yields MESKPKISIICAISENRAIGKDNKLLWHITNDLNRFKELTSGHVVLMGRNTFLSIGRPLPNRTNIIITQDKRYKAAGCIVCYSLEEAIETAKQYEEDEIFIIGGGQIYKQTIGLVDKLYLTVVESEFEADTFFPDYSAFKNVVFEKSEESDGYKYKFLELER from the coding sequence ATGGAAAGCAAACCAAAAATAAGCATAATTTGTGCCATATCAGAAAATAGGGCAATCGGTAAAGATAATAAACTTCTTTGGCATATTACTAATGATTTAAATAGATTTAAAGAGCTGACTTCTGGTCACGTAGTTTTAATGGGCAGAAATACATTTCTATCTATTGGCAGGCCTCTCCCTAATAGAACTAATATTATTATAACACAAGATAAAAGATATAAAGCTGCAGGATGCATTGTTTGCTATTCTTTAGAAGAAGCGATAGAAACCGCTAAACAATATGAAGAAGATGAAATATTTATAATCGGCGGCGGCCAAATTTATAAGCAGACTATAGGCTTGGTAGACAAGCTTTATTTAACGGTCGTAGAAAGTGAATTTGAAGCTGATACTTTTTTTCCGGATTATTCTGCATTTAAGAATGTTGTTTTTGAAAAGTCAGAAGAATCTGATGGATATAAATATAAGTTTTTGGAATTAGAAAGGTAG